From Flexistipes sp.:
CAGGAAATAGTGGATCTGCAAAAATCAATAGCCAATCTTAAAATGGAAAATGATGAGCTTGACAGAAAAATCACTGTAAATAAAACAAAAATAAACACAAATTCCCAGGCAATCTCAGATATTAACAATGATGTCACCTATCTGACTAATGAAATTTCGATGACAAAAGAGCGTTTGGAAACATCGAAACCTGTTGTGCAGTCCGGAGATAATAAAATTATGTCTGAAGACAATCAAACACAGAATGCGAAAAATGAATCCGCTGAGCAGACTGACAATCAAATAGTTATTATTGAAGACAAATTTTCAGATAAAGGCAGTCTGTACAGCTATGCCTATGAACTTTTCAAATCAGGTAAATATTACGAAAGCAGGCAGAAATTTAATGAATTTCTTTCATTATACCCCAAAGACAGCCTTTCGGACAACGCAAAATACTGGATAGCTGAAACTTATTACTCTCAAAACAATTACAACAAGGCTATCGAGAATATTAAACAAATGATCAGGGAATACCCTGACGGCAATAAAGTTCCTGCCGGCTATCTTAAAATGGGGCTGGCTTATAATGAACTTGGCAACAGGAATGAAGCTGTCAAAATACTTAAAGAACTTACCCAAAAATTCCCGGCTTCCGGCGTAGCTGCAAGAGCAAAGGAATTTTTGGCAAAGTGGGAGTAAAGTATGTTTAGAATAATTTTATTGATGTGCATATTTTTCACCTTTACTGCAGCCTCTGCTCAGCAAAAGTATATTATAGAAAAGGGCGATACTTTGTGGGATATTGCAGGGGAATTTTACGACAATAATTTCCAGTGGCCAATTATCTGGAAGTATAATACCTATATTAATGATCCCGATCTTATATTTCCGGAAGACAAACTTGTAATCCCCATCCTCTTCGGCGGAAAAAGCTATCATCTGGCTGATAATACTTCATTAATAAAACTTACTTCGGACAGCTACGGTTTAGACAATGTTTCCAAAAAGAGTAAAGCCTATGAGTCCAAGCTCTCTTACTACAGCGTTGACTTTCAAAATATAGATAACCTTGAGCTTATAATGGCGGAAAGACCGTCTTTTGAACTTCTTGCAAACGAACTGGAAAGAACATTTGTGGCAACTAACAACATTGTGCGTATCAATGCCGGGCGGGGGGATATCAACACCGGAGATAAACTTACTATATACAGCGTTGAGCAGGAAACACCTTACGGCATAATATACAAAACCGCCGGAGTAGGCACAGTTACCAAAGTGGAGGACAAAACTTCGGTTGTGAAGATAACGGATGCTTTTGAGCCGATAGAAAAAACATTTCTGGCAGACAGGTACAGGGATTTTTCATTTCCGGAACCATCCGGCTACAAAGTTGTAAACTCAGACATAACAGGCTCTATACTTTTTATGACCAATAATATGCGTATATCCGGAGAGGGGTACAGGTGTATCATTAACCTTGGCTATGAAGACAATGTAAAAGAGGGCGATGTTCTGAATGTGGTTCAAAAGATTGAAGAAGACGGGTACATCAGGAACGTGAAAATAGCAACGATACAGATTATTCATTCCGGCAAAAATACTTCAACTGCTCAAATAATAGACAGCAGAAAAGAAATATCACAAGGTAACAAAGTAATTCTGCACAAAGTTGCAATAAGATAAATTTTTAAAAAGTACCTTTTTCAGACAAACTTTAAGACTCCGCCCATCCTGGCGGAGTCTTTTAAATACGAACTAAAAGCTGAATAATCTTTTAAGTTTATATCCCCAGTATATTATATCCACTGTCAA
This genomic window contains:
- the ybgF gene encoding tol-pal system protein YbgF, which encodes MKRILIVLPILIVFVSCAPKNQALNNSISAMNQEIVDLQKSIANLKMENDELDRKITVNKTKINTNSQAISDINNDVTYLTNEISMTKERLETSKPVVQSGDNKIMSEDNQTQNAKNESAEQTDNQIVIIEDKFSDKGSLYSYAYELFKSGKYYESRQKFNEFLSLYPKDSLSDNAKYWIAETYYSQNNYNKAIENIKQMIREYPDGNKVPAGYLKMGLAYNELGNRNEAVKILKELTQKFPASGVAARAKEFLAKWE
- a CDS encoding LysM peptidoglycan-binding domain-containing protein; this encodes MFRIILLMCIFFTFTAASAQQKYIIEKGDTLWDIAGEFYDNNFQWPIIWKYNTYINDPDLIFPEDKLVIPILFGGKSYHLADNTSLIKLTSDSYGLDNVSKKSKAYESKLSYYSVDFQNIDNLELIMAERPSFELLANELERTFVATNNIVRINAGRGDINTGDKLTIYSVEQETPYGIIYKTAGVGTVTKVEDKTSVVKITDAFEPIEKTFLADRYRDFSFPEPSGYKVVNSDITGSILFMTNNMRISGEGYRCIINLGYEDNVKEGDVLNVVQKIEEDGYIRNVKIATIQIIHSGKNTSTAQIIDSRKEISQGNKVILHKVAIR